The Rhodocytophaga rosea genome has a segment encoding these proteins:
- a CDS encoding macrolide 2'-phosphotransferase → MGAALTQKRDVGERAGYENKVLTLVSRHLPIAVPEWKVNTESLIAYPLLPGTPAATIDTEIKQYRWHLDPAALPAAFVDSFAHTLVALHNIAPLAAAQSQIRVTHAEKIRTDLQLKMEKVQQEIGVSQALWQSWQAWLGDDSYWPQHTVLVHGDLHAGHILVDAQSRISGLIDWTEAEVGDPTIDFVPYLATFGEVALSTLLSRYEQAGGRVWPRMQEHILHLQGAYAINIALFALQSGLEEYLQMAKVALGVEK, encoded by the coding sequence ATGGGTGCTGCGCTTACCCAGAAGAGGGATGTAGGAGAAAGAGCAGGCTATGAAAATAAGGTATTAACCCTGGTAAGCAGACACCTGCCGATAGCCGTACCAGAGTGGAAAGTAAATACTGAATCACTGATAGCCTATCCCCTGTTACCGGGTACACCTGCTGCCACTATCGATACAGAAATAAAGCAATACCGCTGGCATCTGGATCCTGCTGCCTTACCGGCTGCTTTTGTTGATTCCTTTGCCCATACGCTGGTGGCTTTACATAACATTGCTCCTTTGGCAGCAGCCCAAAGTCAAATTCGGGTAACCCATGCAGAAAAGATCCGCACTGACTTACAGCTAAAAATGGAAAAGGTACAACAGGAGATTGGTGTTTCCCAGGCGTTATGGCAAAGCTGGCAAGCCTGGCTTGGGGATGATTCCTACTGGCCTCAGCATACAGTGCTGGTACATGGGGATTTACATGCCGGGCATATCTTAGTGGATGCTCAAAGCAGGATAAGTGGCCTGATTGATTGGACAGAAGCAGAAGTAGGAGATCCTACTATAGATTTTGTACCTTATTTAGCCACCTTTGGGGAGGTAGCCTTAAGCACATTGCTTTCCCGCTATGAACAAGCCGGAGGCAGGGTATGGCCCAGAATGCAAGAGCATATCCTGCATCTACAAGGGGCTTATGCGATAAACATTGCCCTATTTGCTTTACAGTCTGGTTTAGAAGAGTACCTACAGATGGCGAAAGTGGCACTTGGTGTAGAGAAGTAG
- a CDS encoding Rossmann-fold NAD(P)-binding domain-containing protein produces MPAISLLRTEIITWWWITYHNFQLKGSLRLAEHPIAEYKEARELEVIHEQQIVGNQPGDPENDERPLHLFLGTDTFNMANSKIDMVREQLNTYESLSKSTEFRD; encoded by the coding sequence ATGCCCGCTATTTCACTATTGAGAACAGAGATAATTACCTGGTGGTGGATCACATATCACAATTTCCAGCTAAAAGGTTCTCTTCGGCTTGCGGAACATCCGATTGCCGAATATAAGGAAGCGCGGGAATTAGAGGTGATTCACGAACAGCAAATCGTTGGTAATCAGCCTGGCGATCCAGAAAACGATGAACGTCCGCTTCACTTGTTTTTGGGAACAGATACTTTTAACATGGCAAATTCAAAAATTGACATGGTTAGGGAACAACTCAATACTTACGAAAGCTTGTCCAAATCAACAGAGTTTAGGGATTAA
- a CDS encoding bifunctional helix-turn-helix transcriptional regulator/GNAT family N-acetyltransferase, which produces MNFFESAGKKAIGSRLRMLTDQITEDAAEIYRLYGIELQPKWFPVFYALSQGMEKTITGIAQEIGHSHPSVSTIIREMISKGLVQERKDPADARRNVIGLSEKGKDYEQKIQEQYQDVEQAIESIDEQTTYNLWKAIAEWEFLLEQKPLLRRVIEQKKLRESNNVQIAAWHPQYAAAFKSLNEQWISAYFKMEEADYKSLDDPEGYILKNGGQILVALYHNKPVGVCALIRMDDGEHDFELAKMAVSPVVQGKSIGWLLGQAALDKAAELGGKKVYLESNTILKPAINLYLKLGFQKIVGHATPYERCNIQMAVDLSNRKSKREA; this is translated from the coding sequence ATGAATTTCTTTGAGTCAGCCGGGAAAAAGGCAATCGGAAGCCGTTTAAGAATGTTAACAGATCAAATTACAGAAGATGCTGCCGAAATTTACAGATTGTATGGGATTGAGTTGCAGCCAAAATGGTTTCCGGTATTTTATGCCTTATCACAGGGCATGGAAAAAACGATAACTGGTATTGCGCAAGAAATCGGGCATTCGCATCCATCAGTCAGTACAATCATCCGGGAGATGATAAGTAAAGGCCTTGTACAGGAGCGAAAAGATCCGGCGGATGCCAGGCGCAACGTGATAGGGCTTTCTGAAAAGGGAAAGGATTATGAACAAAAGATTCAGGAACAATATCAGGATGTAGAACAAGCCATTGAATCAATTGACGAACAGACAACCTATAATCTTTGGAAAGCTATAGCTGAATGGGAATTTTTGCTGGAACAGAAACCCCTTCTGCGCAGGGTTATCGAGCAAAAGAAGTTAAGGGAAAGCAACAATGTGCAAATAGCAGCATGGCATCCGCAATATGCGGCCGCATTTAAATCTTTAAATGAACAATGGATTTCTGCTTACTTTAAAATGGAAGAAGCCGACTACAAATCTTTAGATGATCCGGAAGGATACATTTTAAAGAACGGAGGTCAGATCCTTGTGGCTTTATATCACAATAAACCTGTCGGTGTTTGTGCGCTAATAAGAATGGATGATGGAGAACACGATTTCGAACTTGCGAAAATGGCAGTTTCTCCGGTAGTTCAGGGAAAAAGTATCGGATGGCTGCTGGGACAAGCGGCTTTGGACAAAGCAGCCGAACTGGGGGGTAAAAAAGTGTATCTGGAAAGCAACACCATATTGAAGCCGGCTATTAACCTTTATCTTAAACTTGGATTTCAAAAAATAGTTGGTCATGCAACACCTTATGAACGGTGCAATATCCAGATGGCTGTAGATCTAAGCAATCGTAAATCGAAGAGGGAGGCCTAA
- a CDS encoding NmrA family NAD(P)-binding protein: MKIVVTGSLGNISKPLTIELVKKGHVVTVISSNAEKKKEIETLGATAAIGSLEDVDFITTTFTGHEAVYSMIPPNNYFDHYLDLAAYYERLGKNYAQAINQSAVKRQVHLSSIGAHLQKGNGILASTYVVEHILNQSTDVAVTFIRPTSFYYNLLGYIHGIKTAGAVCANYGTENIIPWVSPIDIAAVVAEELTTPTGTHVRYVASEELKGNDTAKILGAAIGKPDLQWKLISNEESLNGLLAIGMNPAIAAGLVEMYAALQTGLLSEDYFRNKSEKMGNVKLVDYAKEFASIYNG, encoded by the coding sequence ATGAAAATAGTAGTAACAGGTTCTTTAGGGAATATCAGCAAACCACTGACAATTGAATTAGTAAAAAAAGGGCACGTTGTAACCGTTATAAGCAGTAATGCTGAAAAGAAAAAGGAAATTGAAACACTAGGTGCTACAGCAGCCATCGGTTCACTAGAAGATGTAGATTTCATTACTACCACCTTTACCGGACATGAGGCAGTATACAGTATGATACCACCAAATAATTATTTTGATCATTATCTGGACCTGGCTGCATATTATGAAAGGCTGGGTAAAAACTATGCACAGGCAATAAATCAATCTGCCGTAAAGCGCCAGGTGCATTTAAGTAGCATTGGTGCACATTTACAAAAGGGAAATGGCATATTGGCCAGCACTTATGTAGTAGAGCACATACTTAACCAGTCAACCGATGTTGCCGTAACATTCATTCGTCCGACATCATTTTATTATAATCTGCTGGGTTATATTCACGGGATAAAAACAGCGGGAGCCGTATGTGCAAATTACGGTACAGAAAACATTATTCCATGGGTATCACCCATAGATATTGCTGCTGTCGTAGCAGAAGAACTGACAACACCCACAGGCACCCACGTTCGTTATGTAGCCAGTGAGGAGTTGAAGGGAAATGATACCGCTAAAATTTTAGGTGCTGCTATTGGCAAGCCCGATTTGCAGTGGAAACTCATCAGCAATGAAGAATCATTAAATGGCCTGTTGGCTATTGGAATGAACCCAGCAATTGCCGCCGGATTAGTAGAGATGTATGCCGCCCTACAGACCGGATTATTATCAGAAGATTATTTCCGCAACAAATCTGAAAAAATGGGAAATGTAAAACTGGTAGATTATGCAAAGGAATTTGCCTCAATTTACAACGGATAG
- a CDS encoding helix-turn-helix domain-containing protein, translating into MAGKKIYHLKNITEFHRSRGLKAPQHPLISVVNYADVQLPPDAIDVSWVYDFYSIAVKRNLNAKLHYGQQEYDFDEGVMFFIAPGQVFSVSFDNAATWKRSGWILLLHPDFLWNTPLASSINQYEYFGYAVHEALHLSEKEESTMKGIIENIEQEYHNNVDKFSQSIIIAQIETMLLYADRFYQRQFITRKISNHTTLARFETILSKYFNADTQLNNGLPSVQYIAESLKVSPNYLSGLLKNLTGQSTQQHIHNYLIEKAKEKLSTTTLSVSEIAYELGFEHPQSLSKLFKSKTNVSPLEFRRSFN; encoded by the coding sequence ATGGCCGGCAAAAAAATTTATCACCTAAAAAATATAACAGAATTTCACCGCAGTCGTGGGTTAAAGGCTCCACAGCATCCATTGATAAGTGTAGTAAATTATGCCGATGTCCAGCTTCCGCCTGACGCTATTGACGTAAGCTGGGTTTACGATTTTTACTCCATTGCAGTTAAGCGAAATTTGAACGCCAAACTGCATTATGGTCAGCAGGAATATGATTTTGATGAGGGCGTAATGTTTTTTATCGCACCCGGGCAGGTATTTAGTGTGTCTTTTGATAATGCAGCTACCTGGAAACGTTCCGGCTGGATATTGTTGCTGCACCCGGACTTTCTATGGAATACTCCGCTTGCAAGCAGCATTAACCAGTACGAATATTTCGGTTATGCGGTTCATGAAGCCCTTCACCTTTCCGAAAAGGAAGAATCCACAATGAAGGGCATAATTGAAAATATAGAGCAGGAATACCATAACAACGTCGATAAGTTTAGCCAAAGCATCATTATTGCGCAAATAGAAACGATGCTGTTATATGCTGACCGGTTTTATCAGCGCCAATTTATTACCCGCAAAATCTCCAATCATACAACTCTTGCCCGATTTGAAACTATATTAAGCAAATATTTTAATGCAGATACGCAATTAAACAACGGCTTGCCATCCGTACAATATATTGCCGAATCTTTGAAGGTATCGCCTAATTATTTAAGTGGTCTGCTAAAAAATCTTACCGGGCAAAGTACCCAGCAGCATATCCACAATTACCTTATCGAAAAAGCAAAAGAAAAATTATCTACAACAACATTGTCGGTAAGCGAAATAGCTTATGAGTTAGGTTTTGAACACCCGCAATCTCTGAGTAAATTATTTAAGTCGAAAACAAATGTTTCACCGTTGGAATTCAGGCGATCTTTTAATTAA
- a CDS encoding IS5 family transposase, with translation MYELHENLTDSQWQVIKNIVDDGRKRKVCLKRVVDACLWLTRTGSQWRNLSQTHYPVWQTVAYYFYKWQDNGVWQQVRAMLVKKERERQGRQAEPSRVAIDSQSVKQCGCFSEQVGVDGNKKIDGRKRHLAVDNLGLPWAVYVGAANESDAVAGFELLPQLKSCRRLSLICADAAYKGEFVSYAYYYGWKVDISQKPPSKQGFIPQKGRWQVERSGPATSVHRLHAWLNHYRRLAKDYERTPASAVCFIELAFINIILSKIP, from the coding sequence ATGTATGAATTACATGAAAATCTGACTGATAGTCAATGGCAAGTTATTAAAAACATAGTAGATGATGGACGAAAGAGAAAAGTTTGTTTAAAGCGTGTAGTGGATGCCTGCCTGTGGCTGACCAGAACCGGAAGTCAGTGGCGGAATTTGTCTCAGACCCATTATCCTGTATGGCAAACGGTAGCTTATTATTTTTATAAGTGGCAAGATAATGGGGTCTGGCAACAAGTGCGGGCGATGTTAGTGAAAAAGGAACGAGAAAGACAGGGACGACAAGCAGAGCCTTCCAGAGTGGCTATTGATAGCCAAAGTGTTAAACAGTGTGGTTGCTTTTCTGAGCAGGTAGGTGTAGATGGTAATAAGAAAATAGATGGTAGGAAACGGCATTTGGCGGTTGATAACTTAGGACTTCCCTGGGCTGTTTATGTAGGAGCTGCTAATGAGTCTGATGCCGTAGCAGGCTTTGAATTATTACCACAACTCAAAAGCTGTAGACGGCTAAGTTTGATCTGTGCCGATGCAGCTTATAAAGGTGAGTTTGTCTCTTATGCTTATTATTATGGGTGGAAAGTAGACATCTCACAAAAGCCTCCTTCCAAGCAAGGATTTATTCCTCAAAAGGGAAGGTGGCAAGTGGAAAGATCTGGACCTGCTACGAGTGTGCATCGGCTCCATGCCTGGCTGAATCATTATCGAAGATTAGCTAAAGATTATGAAAGAACTCCTGCTTCTGCTGTCTGTTTTATAGAATTAGCTTTTATCAATATCATTTTATCAAAAATACCTTAA
- a CDS encoding NAD(P)/FAD-dependent oxidoreductase codes for MKNNARIAQVGKPRIVIIGGGFAGIQLAKALRKADVQVVLIDKNNHHTFQPLLYQVATAGLEADSIIHPFRKGFESQKNFYFRMGNVECIDTEKKVVETSIGSVSYDYLVIATGAVTNYYGNEQIKKNAVPIKCIEDALALRNTILGNFEQALLTEEEDELNSLMDYVVVGGGPTGVEVAGALAELKKHVFPKDYRELDFVKMDIHLIEGTPRLLNGMSEEASQKALEFLKELGVQVWTNCFVKSYDGYTVELDNGKKLITRSLIWAAGVIGSPIEGIRPESIIKGRRLKVDSCNRVEGYENIFAIGDVAAMITENTPRGHPMMAPPAMQQGTLLGENIQNLLTGKPLKPFIYKDKGSMATIGRNKAVVDLKAFKTQGFFAWFIWMFVHLISIVGYRNRLVVFTNWLWSYFSYDKGLRLIVGKKENKVTDSVL; via the coding sequence ATGAAAAATAATGCCCGTATTGCCCAGGTAGGAAAGCCTCGAATAGTCATCATTGGCGGAGGTTTCGCAGGAATACAACTTGCTAAAGCCTTACGCAAAGCAGATGTCCAGGTTGTACTTATAGATAAAAATAACCATCATACTTTTCAACCTTTATTGTACCAGGTAGCAACAGCTGGTCTGGAAGCAGATTCTATCATCCATCCTTTCCGAAAAGGTTTTGAAAGTCAGAAGAATTTTTATTTTAGAATGGGGAACGTTGAATGTATAGATACGGAAAAAAAGGTGGTAGAAACTTCTATCGGAAGTGTGAGTTATGACTACCTGGTGATTGCCACAGGTGCTGTTACCAATTATTATGGCAATGAACAAATTAAGAAAAATGCTGTGCCTATCAAATGCATAGAAGATGCCTTGGCGCTACGCAATACCATATTAGGTAATTTTGAACAGGCTTTATTAACCGAAGAAGAAGATGAGTTGAATAGCCTGATGGATTATGTAGTGGTTGGCGGAGGTCCTACAGGGGTTGAGGTAGCAGGTGCACTTGCCGAATTAAAGAAACATGTATTCCCCAAAGATTACAGGGAACTCGACTTTGTCAAAATGGATATTCATCTGATAGAGGGTACACCTCGCCTACTGAATGGGATGTCTGAAGAGGCTTCACAAAAAGCATTAGAATTTTTAAAAGAGCTGGGTGTTCAAGTCTGGACCAACTGTTTTGTTAAATCGTATGATGGATATACGGTTGAGTTAGATAACGGCAAAAAACTTATTACCAGATCGTTGATCTGGGCGGCCGGCGTAATAGGCTCACCGATCGAGGGTATTCGCCCGGAAAGCATAATAAAAGGCAGAAGGCTGAAAGTAGATAGCTGCAACCGGGTAGAAGGCTATGAAAATATTTTTGCTATAGGTGATGTGGCAGCAATGATTACAGAAAATACACCCAGAGGACACCCCATGATGGCGCCTCCGGCTATGCAACAAGGGACATTACTTGGAGAAAATATTCAAAATTTACTTACAGGCAAGCCATTAAAGCCTTTTATATACAAGGACAAGGGGAGTATGGCAACCATCGGACGGAATAAAGCAGTAGTAGATCTGAAAGCATTTAAAACCCAGGGGTTCTTTGCCTGGTTTATCTGGATGTTTGTTCATCTTATTTCCATTGTTGGCTATCGCAACCGGTTAGTAGTATTTACCAACTGGCTATGGAGCTACTTTAGTTATGATAAGGGTTTGCGCTTGATTGTAGGAAAGAAAGAGAATAAGGTTACAGATAGCGTTTTGTAA
- a CDS encoding isochorismatase family cysteine hydrolase, whose protein sequence is MATPVKNHDLHGNVPDSSPAVLLLIDLINDFEFVDGDKIYNHLLPQVDAIVNLKQKAKKAGIPVIYVNDNFGKWQSDFRKLLDHCLQEGVKSKAIIEKLKPDEEDYFVLKPKHSAFYSTTLDVLLDYLKAKTLIMAGITGNICVLFTANDAFMRDFSLIIPSDCVASENKKENTYALEQMRKLLKADTRPSTKIDFKKYKPVKK, encoded by the coding sequence TTGGCAACTCCAGTTAAAAACCATGATCTACATGGCAATGTACCCGACTCATCACCGGCCGTACTCTTACTGATCGATCTGATCAATGACTTTGAATTTGTGGATGGCGATAAAATATACAATCATTTATTGCCCCAGGTTGATGCCATTGTCAACTTAAAGCAGAAGGCTAAAAAGGCCGGTATTCCTGTAATATATGTTAACGATAACTTTGGCAAATGGCAATCTGATTTCCGCAAACTCCTTGATCACTGCCTGCAGGAAGGGGTAAAGAGTAAAGCGATTATAGAAAAGTTAAAACCGGATGAGGAGGATTATTTTGTACTTAAACCCAAACATTCTGCTTTCTACTCTACTACCTTAGATGTGCTATTGGATTATTTGAAAGCAAAAACCTTGATTATGGCCGGCATCACCGGAAATATTTGTGTGCTGTTTACAGCAAATGATGCTTTTATGCGCGACTTTTCCCTTATCATTCCCAGTGATTGTGTGGCCTCAGAAAACAAAAAAGAAAATACCTATGCACTCGAGCAAATGCGTAAACTGCTCAAAGCAGATACCAGGCCATCGACTAAGATTGATTTTAAGAAGTACAAACCAGTAAAGAAATGA
- a CDS encoding sensor histidine kinase has translation MHVNDPASKASFAHYTDTLFQGGGQMGELMRAFNWEKHPLGHPQQWPHSLQNLIRLLLNSHYPMFIWWSRDLYMFHNDPYLPALGKKHPQALGAKASQMWSEIWWQIGDIVERILSGGAPFYAEDLLIQLERKGFMEETYWTFSYNPAFTDWATVGGIFCVCHETTPSVLSKRRLNTLKSLAEVAPLSQTLEQVSHFSCQALDQNREDIPFGLIYLLEENNKKARLTGQTSSLPAEALPPLLDLTIAQEQVSESIKEVMQSKNKQVITYHLPSGKSPLSANSFQIAILPLVKPGSDMVIGFFMAAISGQLEYNTDYENFQELVAGHIATALTHVYNQKETDRQREQLHSLFLQAPAPIVILNGEELVFELVNPAYQQIFPGRTLLGKPLLEALPEVRDTPIASILQQVYQTGETFVAQEMPLMLARHQDGPLEEIYWTFIYQARRNRQGEVNGVLAFAHEVTNQVLARRQLEESARQVVQSNQQLALANEHLQRINNDLDNFVYTASHDLKAPILNIEGLLKALERQIGKESLQKDAVGQIYQLLNSSVNRFKTTIRDLTEVARISKESSEDVISIDLSQVLEEVLQDLAPQRQESGAHLTIELDCPSLFFSRKNLKSILYNLLSNAFKYHSPERELQVHIKCRIQGDYYELTVGDNGMGMDMRQEEKIFALFKRLHAHVEGTGIGLYIVKKIIENAGGRIVVESQVGVGSTFKVYLKQ, from the coding sequence ATGCATGTAAACGATCCTGCTTCTAAGGCAAGTTTTGCCCACTATACAGATACTCTATTTCAAGGAGGAGGACAGATGGGAGAGTTAATGCGGGCTTTCAATTGGGAGAAGCACCCCTTAGGACATCCGCAACAGTGGCCACATAGTCTGCAAAATCTCATCCGCTTGCTGCTCAATTCCCATTATCCCATGTTTATCTGGTGGTCCAGAGATTTATATATGTTCCATAATGATCCCTATTTGCCGGCATTAGGTAAAAAACATCCACAGGCTTTGGGAGCAAAAGCTTCCCAGATGTGGTCTGAGATCTGGTGGCAGATCGGAGATATTGTGGAAAGAATACTTTCGGGAGGCGCTCCGTTTTATGCCGAAGATTTACTTATTCAGCTGGAGCGGAAAGGCTTTATGGAAGAAACCTACTGGACTTTTTCCTACAATCCGGCTTTTACCGATTGGGCAACAGTCGGAGGTATTTTTTGCGTGTGTCATGAAACTACCCCTAGCGTACTTTCCAAGCGGCGGCTCAATACTTTAAAGAGTCTGGCTGAAGTTGCTCCCTTATCACAAACCCTTGAGCAGGTGAGCCATTTCTCTTGCCAGGCACTCGATCAGAACAGGGAAGACATACCGTTTGGGTTAATTTATTTATTGGAAGAGAATAACAAAAAAGCCCGGCTCACAGGCCAGACGAGCAGTTTACCTGCCGAAGCATTGCCTCCTCTTCTGGATTTAACTATAGCGCAAGAGCAGGTGTCTGAGTCCATTAAAGAGGTCATGCAAAGTAAAAACAAGCAAGTGATTACCTATCATTTACCTTCTGGTAAGAGCCCGCTTTCAGCAAATTCCTTTCAGATAGCTATTCTGCCTCTGGTTAAACCAGGAAGTGATATGGTGATTGGTTTTTTTATGGCTGCGATCAGTGGACAGCTTGAGTATAATACCGATTATGAAAACTTTCAGGAATTAGTAGCCGGACATATTGCTACGGCCCTTACCCATGTATACAATCAGAAAGAAACAGACCGGCAACGTGAGCAACTACACTCTCTGTTTTTACAGGCGCCAGCTCCTATCGTCATTCTAAACGGAGAAGAGCTGGTATTCGAGTTGGTCAATCCGGCCTATCAGCAGATCTTTCCTGGACGAACGCTGCTGGGCAAACCCTTACTGGAAGCACTGCCAGAGGTGAGAGATACACCCATTGCATCCATTCTCCAACAGGTATACCAAACAGGAGAAACCTTTGTAGCCCAGGAAATGCCCCTGATGCTAGCCCGTCATCAAGATGGCCCCCTGGAGGAGATCTACTGGACGTTTATTTATCAGGCCCGCCGCAACAGACAAGGCGAAGTAAATGGGGTACTGGCATTCGCCCATGAAGTGACTAATCAAGTATTGGCTCGCAGGCAATTAGAAGAAAGCGCCCGGCAAGTAGTCCAAAGTAATCAGCAGCTGGCACTGGCCAATGAGCATTTGCAACGGATTAATAATGATCTGGACAACTTTGTTTACACGGCTTCCCATGATCTAAAAGCTCCTATTCTAAATATTGAAGGATTACTCAAAGCGCTGGAACGGCAAATAGGTAAAGAGAGCTTACAGAAAGATGCTGTTGGGCAGATTTACCAGTTACTCAATAGCTCAGTGAACCGTTTTAAGACGACCATCAGGGACTTAACAGAAGTAGCCCGTATTAGTAAGGAAAGTTCTGAGGATGTGATCAGCATTGATTTGAGTCAGGTACTGGAAGAGGTTCTCCAGGACCTTGCGCCGCAACGGCAGGAATCCGGAGCCCATTTAACTATAGAACTTGACTGCCCATCCTTATTTTTTTCCAGAAAAAACCTAAAAAGTATTCTCTATAACCTGCTCTCTAACGCTTTCAAGTACCACTCTCCAGAGCGGGAACTACAGGTACACATCAAATGCCGCATACAGGGCGACTATTACGAACTTACGGTTGGCGATAATGGGATGGGTATGGATATGCGCCAGGAAGAAAAGATTTTTGCTTTATTTAAACGTCTGCATGCCCATGTGGAAGGTACTGGTATCGGATTATACATTGTCAAGAAAATTATAGAGAATGCCGGAGGCAGAATTGTGGTAGAAAGCCAGGTAGGCGTAGGTTCTACGTTTAAAGTCTATCTGAAACAATAA
- a CDS encoding alpha/beta hydrolase family protein: MHKTLLLVFYFLYLYASCQAQVKEIQASPSLLEAPADWGKESFSLPPSFAPSITFAGLEEVRFAPGWFDSSSIQFWTYSFAWYIEGKQALADKRLQQLTEDYFSGLSQSVGKINGLAAEAISKASASFTATNKVDGWQLFEGNVTFTDVFFSRKPIQLHIKVKESYCPQVDKHLLVFSSSPQVFDHQVWKIFDKVRTVQNCKELAQTPYHTRYHEKYELILPKGKIHGILILFPGFGENPAGIQSEFKIVDPAIKQGFAIALMKNNQQLWLQEEEKSQLSSLLQQVVKENDIKNNNVYIGGFSSGGNVALLLSNYLMKQETAVKPKGGFIIDSPVDLLKLYENAQKNVARNFSQVSVGESKMLVDLLETNFGKPENGIAKYEKHSVYTTRTSNINNVSQLKNVKIRLYTEPDTLWWKQNRGNDYEETNAYVIKSLSAHLSKKFGHTVEYIPTQNRGYRMNGARHPHSWSIVEVDALLKWMRD, translated from the coding sequence ATGCATAAAACCCTTCTTCTGGTTTTTTATTTTTTGTATTTGTATGCATCATGCCAGGCGCAGGTGAAAGAGATACAGGCATCTCCCTCACTGTTAGAAGCGCCTGCTGACTGGGGAAAAGAATCTTTCTCGCTACCTCCTTCCTTTGCCCCCAGTATTACTTTTGCGGGGCTAGAAGAGGTTCGCTTTGCTCCCGGTTGGTTCGACAGTTCAAGTATTCAATTCTGGACCTACAGTTTTGCCTGGTATATCGAGGGTAAGCAAGCACTCGCCGATAAACGTCTTCAGCAACTCACGGAAGATTATTTTAGTGGCCTCTCCCAGTCGGTTGGTAAAATCAATGGCTTAGCCGCAGAAGCGATCTCCAAAGCAAGCGCCTCTTTTACTGCTACAAACAAGGTGGATGGCTGGCAATTATTTGAAGGCAATGTTACATTTACAGATGTTTTCTTCTCCAGAAAACCAATTCAGTTACATATCAAAGTAAAAGAAAGCTATTGTCCACAGGTAGACAAACACTTGCTTGTGTTTTCATCTTCACCTCAGGTCTTTGATCATCAGGTGTGGAAAATATTTGACAAGGTACGCACTGTGCAAAATTGTAAGGAGTTGGCACAAACCCCTTACCATACCCGCTATCATGAGAAATATGAGTTGATCCTTCCCAAAGGGAAAATACACGGAATTCTGATTCTGTTTCCCGGCTTTGGAGAGAATCCGGCAGGTATTCAATCTGAATTTAAAATTGTGGACCCGGCTATAAAGCAAGGATTTGCCATTGCCCTGATGAAAAACAATCAACAGCTTTGGCTACAGGAAGAGGAAAAAAGTCAACTTTCCAGCCTCTTGCAGCAAGTGGTGAAGGAAAATGATATAAAAAACAACAACGTTTACATAGGAGGATTTTCCAGTGGAGGCAATGTAGCTTTGCTGTTGAGTAACTATTTGATGAAACAAGAAACTGCCGTCAAGCCAAAAGGGGGTTTTATTATTGATTCACCGGTAGATCTGCTCAAACTGTATGAGAACGCGCAAAAGAATGTCGCCCGCAATTTTTCGCAGGTATCTGTAGGAGAAAGTAAAATGTTAGTTGACTTACTGGAAACTAACTTTGGAAAGCCGGAAAATGGCATTGCCAAGTATGAAAAACATAGCGTATATACCACAAGAACAAGCAATATCAACAATGTCTCCCAGTTAAAAAACGTCAAAATTAGATTATATACCGAACCTGATACCTTGTGGTGGAAACAAAACCGAGGCAATGATTATGAAGAAACAAATGCCTATGTTATTAAAAGCCTCTCAGCGCACTTGAGCAAAAAGTTTGGCCATACAGTGGAATATATACCAACCCAGAACCGGGGATACCGCATGAATGGAGCCCGTCATCCTCATTCCTGGTCTATTGTTGAGGTGGATGCACTTTTAAAATGGATGAGAGACTAA